In Nicotiana tabacum cultivar K326 chromosome 2, ASM71507v2, whole genome shotgun sequence, the following proteins share a genomic window:
- the LOC107824577 gene encoding aldose reductase-like isoform X1 — MWIQRLGMKSKKRCNDLRVLPALMKSLNELQQDYLDLYLDGASRPPKVGEVLDFDWEGVWREMEKLVTDKLVRDIGVCNFTVKKLNKLLDIAQIMPSVYQMEMHPGWRNEKMFEACKKNSIHVTVYSPLGSREIDLIHHPVVERVARKVNKSAGKVLVRWAIQRGTSTIPKSDHSERIKENLKVFSWGIPKHDFQALCDIPDQARVLDGEELFVNKTDGPYRSVADIWNHEV, encoded by the exons ATGTGGATACAGCGGCTGGGTATGAAGTCCAAGAAGAG GTGTAATGATTTGAGAGTTCTCCCAGCATTGATGAAGAGTCTCAATGAACTGCAACAAGATTATCTTGATCTCTATCTG GACGGAGCGAGCAGACCTCCAAAAGTAGGGGAAGTGTTGGACTTCGACTGGGAAGGCGTTTGGAGAGAAATGGAGAAGTTGGTGACGGACAAACTAGTTCGAGATATTGGAGTATGTAATTTCACAGTCAAGAAACTTAATAAGCTCTTAGATATTGCCCAGATAATGCCTTCAGTATACCAG ATGGAGATGCACCCTGGATGGAGAAATGAAAAAATGTTTGAGGCTTGCAAGAAGAATAGCATCCACGTCACA GTATATTCACCTCTTGGTTCACGAGAAATTGATCTTATACATCATCCGGTGGTGGAGAGGGTAGCAAGAAAGGTAAATAAATCAGCAGGGAAGGTGCTAGTGAGGTGGGCTATACAAAGAGGAACGAGTACAATTCCCAAATCTGATCACTCTGAAAGAATCAAAGAGAACCTTAAAGTGTTCTCGTGGGGAATTCCAAAGCATGACTTCCAAGCCCTTTGTGATATCCCAGATCAG GCACGAGTATTGGACGGAGAAGAACTGTTCGTGAACAAGACGGATGGGCCTTACAGGAGCGTAGCAGATATTTGGAACCATGAAGTTTAA
- the LOC107824577 gene encoding aldose reductase-like isoform X2, which produces MWIQRLGMKSKKRCNDLRVLPALMKSLNELQQDYLDLYLDGASRPPKVGEVLDFDWEGVWREMEKLVTDKLVRDIGVCNFTVKKLNKLLDIAQIMPSVYQMEMHPGWRNEKMFEACKKNSIHVTVYSPLGSREIDLIHHPVVERVARKVNKSAGKVLVRWAIQRGTSTIPKSDHSERIKENLKVFSWGIPKHDFQALCDIPDQVKFSYF; this is translated from the exons ATGTGGATACAGCGGCTGGGTATGAAGTCCAAGAAGAG GTGTAATGATTTGAGAGTTCTCCCAGCATTGATGAAGAGTCTCAATGAACTGCAACAAGATTATCTTGATCTCTATCTG GACGGAGCGAGCAGACCTCCAAAAGTAGGGGAAGTGTTGGACTTCGACTGGGAAGGCGTTTGGAGAGAAATGGAGAAGTTGGTGACGGACAAACTAGTTCGAGATATTGGAGTATGTAATTTCACAGTCAAGAAACTTAATAAGCTCTTAGATATTGCCCAGATAATGCCTTCAGTATACCAG ATGGAGATGCACCCTGGATGGAGAAATGAAAAAATGTTTGAGGCTTGCAAGAAGAATAGCATCCACGTCACA GTATATTCACCTCTTGGTTCACGAGAAATTGATCTTATACATCATCCGGTGGTGGAGAGGGTAGCAAGAAAGGTAAATAAATCAGCAGGGAAGGTGCTAGTGAGGTGGGCTATACAAAGAGGAACGAGTACAATTCCCAAATCTGATCACTCTGAAAGAATCAAAGAGAACCTTAAAGTGTTCTCGTGGGGAATTCCAAAGCATGACTTCCAAGCCCTTTGTGATATCCCAGATCAG GTAAAGTTCAGCTACTTTTAA